ACACCGCGCCCTCGGGGACCGCGGCCGTCGAGGCCGCCTACGAGCGCGGCGAGACCGACGAGTTCATCGAGCCGACGCTGGTGGACGGCGGTCCCCGGATCGAGGACGGCGATTCGGCGGTGTTCTTCAACTTCCGGGGCGACCGGGGCCGTCAGCTCACGCGAATGTTGCAGGACATCCGCCCGGAGTGGGACGCCGATACCCCCGCACCCGACGTGCATCTGGTGGCGATGACCCAGTACGACAAGACCTTCGACGTTCCCGTCGCGTTCCCGCCGAACCAGCCCGCAGACACCCTCGGGGAGGTACTCGCGGATCGGGGAAAGACGCAGTTGCGGATCGCCGAGTCCGAGAAGTACGCCCACGTCACCTACTTCCTGAACGGCGGCCGGGAGGTGGAGTTCGACGGCGAGATCCGCGAGATCGTCCCCAGCCCCGACGTCCCGACCTACGACCTCCAGCCCCAGATGAGCGCCCCCGAGGTCACCGACAGGGCGATCTCGATAATCGAGGGAGAGGACCCCGACGCCCTGGTGCTCAACTACGCGAACCCGGACATGGTGGGTCACACCGGCGACTTCGGGGCGGCCGTCGACGCGGTCGAGGCCGTCGACGCCCAACTCGATCGCCTCCTCGAAACGCTCGCCGAACACGGCGCGCACGTCCTCGTGACGGCGGATCACGGCAACGCCGACGACATGGGCACCGAGGAGCGCCCCCACACCGCCCACACCTACAGCCCCGTTCCGGTGGTCTACCTCGGTCCGGACGGGACGAATGGAGGGTATCGCGTCCGCGAGGGCGGGTCGCTGTGTGACCTCGCGCCGACGCTCCTCTCCGTGATCGGGATCGATCGACCCGAGGCGATGACCGGCGAGTCGCTGTTGGTGCGCTAACGCCCAACACATTAGTCGGTCGCGTTCCAACTCCTCGGGATGCGAGTGTCACCGTACTTCGAGGCGTTCACGCGCCGCGACTGGCAGACGATCGAGGAGGGCACGGTTCGGTTGGCCGTGATCGGCCTCGGCGCGTTCGCGCGCAACCGGGCGCTGCCGGCGATCCGCGACGGCGACTTTTGCGAGACGACGGTACTGGTCAGCGGGTCGCCCGAGAAGGCGAGCGACCTCGCTGCTGAGTTCGGCGTCGAACGCGTCGTGGACTACGAGGGGTTTCACGCCGGGGAGGCCGCCGGGAAGTACGACGCCGTCTACGTCGCGACCCCGCCGGCGTACCACCCCGAGTACGCCGAGCGGGCCGCCGAACTCGACAAGCACGTCCTCTGTGAGAAGCCGCTCGCGGCCGACCTCGCGAGCGCGGAGCACATGGTCGAGACCTGCACCGACGCGGGCGTCGTGTTGATGACCGCCTACCGGCTTCGGACCGAGCCCGCGATCCGGCGGATACGCGAGATGGTTCGTGAAGGAGTGATCGGCGACCCCGTCCAGATCCACGGTGGCTTCTCGACGCGCCTGCTGGATCACGCCGGCTCCGATTCGTGGCGACTCGACCCCGATGTCGCGGGCGGCGGCGCGCTGATCGACCTGGGGATCTACCCCCTGAACACGACCCGGTTCTTGCTGGACGCCGATCCGATCGCGGTCTCGGCGGAGGCGGCCTCCTCGGGGCCGCCGTTCGACCGCGTCGAGGAACACGTCGCCTTCAGACTGACCTTCCCCGGGGGGACGACCGCCTCGTGTACCGCGAGTTTCGGCGCCCATCCCGACAGCCGCCTGCGGGTGATCGGGACCGAGGGCCAGCTTTTGGTTCGCTCGCCCTTCGGCGGCGACGTCTCACAGGAACTCGTCGCCGAGCGCGGCGAGGTCCACGTCAGCTACGCCGGTCCGGCGGTCGACGAGGTGCTCGAGGAGTTCGATTACTTCGCTCACTGCGTGCTCGCGGACGCCGACTGTGAGGCCGACGGCGAGGACGGACTCGCCGACCAGCGGGTCATCGAGGCGGCCTACGAGGCCGCCGAAACCGGCGACCGAATCAGCCCGTAGCGTCGTGGACGACCTCGCCGCCCACGAGCGTCAGTGCCGCGTCGATCTCCCGGATCGAGTCGGCGTCCCACGGCGAGTCAGAAAGGACGACCAGATCCGCAATCTTGCCGGCTTCGATCGTTCCCACCCTGTGGTCGTCGAAGCCGGCGTAGGCCGCCCCCGAGGTGTACGCCCGCAGCGCCTCGGTGACGGTGAGACGCTGGCCCTCGGCGGGCGCGTTGACCGCGTGGTGAACGCCGAGAAGGGGGTCGAGCGGCATGCAGTCGCTGCCGAACGCGAGGTTCGCACCGGCGTCGAGCAGGTCCCGATAGCGGTTCGTCCGTTTTCGCCGCTCGTCGCCGAGTCGGTCGGCGTAGAGGCCGCCCTCGGCGGCCCACTTGAAGAAGTTCGGCTGGACGCTCGCGACGACCCCCGAATCTGCGAACCGTTCGATCGCGCTCTCGGAGAGGAGTTCGGCGTGTTCGATCCGGTGACGGGCCGCGCCGGGCTCGTCGATGGACTCGAAGGCGTCGAGGACCTCCTCGATCGCCGCGTCCCCGATGGCGTGCGCCGAGAGCTGGTATCCCTCCCCGTCCGCTCGCTCGACCAGTTTACGTAGCTCCGCGGGCGGGACGACCCACTGGCCGGTTCCGCCCTCGGTATAGGGTTCCGTGAGCTTCGCGGTCCGGCCGCCGAAACTCCCGTCGGTGTAGGTCTTGATCGCGCCGGTTCGCACCATTCCGCTGCCGTGGTTCGTTCGGAGGCCCGCCTCCGAGACGGCGTCGAGGTGGTCGCTCCAGTAGTTGATGCGAACCCGAAGCGAGAGCGCTCCCTCGGAATCGAGTTCGCGGTAGACCCGCGGGGCGTGGGAGTTCCTGACCATGTCGTGGACGCCCGTCACCCCGCGGGCGTTCGCGAACTCCTGGGCGGCCACGAGGAGTTCGCGAGTCTCCTCGGGACCGGGCACGATGGCCCTGTAGATGACGTCGACGGCCGTCTCGACGATCACACCGTCGCCCTGCACGTCCGTCGCGGGCATTTCCCCTTCGTGGCGCGCGAGCGCCACGGTGTTGAGCGAGGCGACGTGCATGTCCTCGCGGAAGGCCGCCACCGGCCGCTCGTCGCTCACACGGTCCAACTCGTCGCTCGTGAGGTAGCCCGCGTCGTCCC
The DNA window shown above is from Halalkalicoccus sp. NIPERK01 and carries:
- the gpmI gene encoding 2,3-bisphosphoglycerate-independent phosphoglycerate mutase, whose translation is MDGALIVLDGWGLREERDGGRNAVSSAETPTFDRIRESGAFGQLDVTGRRVGLPEGQMGNSEVGHLNIGAGRVVKQAYTRINDAVSDGSFRENEALSSAFDHVERTGARVHFMGLVSAGGVHSDQKHLHALIEWAADRGVEAVTHAFTDGRDTGPKSGAGYLRELEAVIGENGTGEVATVSGRYYAMDRDTNWERTRKAYDAMVNREAEYTAPSGTAAVEAAYERGETDEFIEPTLVDGGPRIEDGDSAVFFNFRGDRGRQLTRMLQDIRPEWDADTPAPDVHLVAMTQYDKTFDVPVAFPPNQPADTLGEVLADRGKTQLRIAESEKYAHVTYFLNGGREVEFDGEIREIVPSPDVPTYDLQPQMSAPEVTDRAISIIEGEDPDALVLNYANPDMVGHTGDFGAAVDAVEAVDAQLDRLLETLAEHGAHVLVTADHGNADDMGTEERPHTAHTYSPVPVVYLGPDGTNGGYRVREGGSLCDLAPTLLSVIGIDRPEAMTGESLLVR
- the gfo6 gene encoding D-xylose 1-dehydrogenase Gfo6 — protein: MRVSPYFEAFTRRDWQTIEEGTVRLAVIGLGAFARNRALPAIRDGDFCETTVLVSGSPEKASDLAAEFGVERVVDYEGFHAGEAAGKYDAVYVATPPAYHPEYAERAAELDKHVLCEKPLAADLASAEHMVETCTDAGVVLMTAYRLRTEPAIRRIREMVREGVIGDPVQIHGGFSTRLLDHAGSDSWRLDPDVAGGGALIDLGIYPLNTTRFLLDADPIAVSAEAASSGPPFDRVEEHVAFRLTFPGGTTASCTASFGAHPDSRLRVIGTEGQLLVRSPFGGDVSQELVAERGEVHVSYAGPAVDEVLEEFDYFAHCVLADADCEADGEDGLADQRVIEAAYEAAETGDRISP
- a CDS encoding amidohydrolase; this encodes MTRAADLILRNAGIHTLTDPDRVHEALAVRDGRVVRVGKGYEVDFLEGVETDVIDCEGRVVLPGFVDAHTHMETLGRYLVYADLSGASGPEECIERLRESAGSEGWVLGFGYDESAWDDAGYLTSDELDRVSDERPVAAFREDMHVASLNTVALARHEGEMPATDVQGDGVIVETAVDVIYRAIVPGPEETRELLVAAQEFANARGVTGVHDMVRNSHAPRVYRELDSEGALSLRVRINYWSDHLDAVSEAGLRTNHGSGMVRTGAIKTYTDGSFGGRTAKLTEPYTEGGTGQWVVPPAELRKLVERADGEGYQLSAHAIGDAAIEEVLDAFESIDEPGAARHRIEHAELLSESAIERFADSGVVASVQPNFFKWAAEGGLYADRLGDERRKRTNRYRDLLDAGANLAFGSDCMPLDPLLGVHHAVNAPAEGQRLTVTEALRAYTSGAAYAGFDDHRVGTIEAGKIADLVVLSDSPWDADSIREIDAALTLVGGEVVHDATG